From Capra hircus breed San Clemente chromosome 12, ASM170441v1, whole genome shotgun sequence, a single genomic window includes:
- the PCDH20 gene encoding protocadherin-20, protein MRGGGDACGLRAGAVSWSRATWRPRSDMGSLSCPSSSASHGNLPHLLLFFLFVRPFNCLASYSRATEILYSLNEGLPAGVLIGSLAEDLRLLPSARGQDLQSQSPQHSVAERNPPLSFSLASQGLSGQYVTLDNRSGELHTSAQEIDREALCLEGGRGTAWGGSISISSSPSADSADSCLLLLDVLVLPQEYFRFVKVKIAIRDINDNAPRFPISQISVWVPENAPVNTRLAIEHPAVDPDMGTNGVQTYRLLDYHRMFTLDVEENENGERTPYLIVMGLLDRETQDQYVSIIIAEDGGSPPLIGSATLTIGISDINDNCPLFTDSQINITVYGNATVGTPIAAVQAVDRDLGNNAQITYSYSQKVPQASKDLFHLNENTGVIKLFSKIGGSVLQTHKLTILANGPGCIPAVITALVTIIRVIFRPPEIIPRYIANEIDGIIYLKELEPINTPIAFFTIRDPEGKYKVNCYLEGEGPFRLLPYKPYSNEYLLETTKPMDYELQQFYEIAIVAWNSEGFQVKKMIKVQLLDDNDNAPVFLQPLVELTIEENNAPNAFLTKLDATDADSGERGQVSYFLGPDAPSYFSLDSVTGILTVSTQLDREEKETYRYTVRAVDSGKPPQESVATVIITVLDKNDNSPRFINKDFSFFVPENFPGYGEIGVISVTDADTGQNGWVALSVVNQSDIFVIDTGKGLLRAKVSLDREQQSSYTLWVEAVDGGMPPLSSTAKITILLLDINDNPPLVLFPQSNMSYLLVLPSTLPGSLVTEVYAVDKDTGMNAVIAYSIIGRRGPRPESFRIDPKTGNITLEEALLQTDYGLHRLLVKVSDHGYPEPLHSTVMVNLFVNDTVSNESYIENLLRKEPEISIEEKEPQISIEPTQRKGESVSCMPTLIALSVISLSSITFLTGMGIYICLRREKKHHREDENLEVQTPLKGKIDLHMRERKPIDISNI, encoded by the exons ATGCGAGGCGGCGGGGATGCGTGCGGCTTGCGGGCCGGGGCTGTGAGCTGGAGTCGGGCGACCTGGCGCCCGCGCTCGGATATGGGGAGTCTCAGTTGTCCTAGCAGCAGCGCCAGCCACGGAAACCTGCCG catctgcttctgtttttcctCTTCGTGAGACCGTTCAACTGTCTGGCGAGTTACAGCCGGGCCACGGAGATTCTGTACAGCCTGAACGAGGGGCTACCGGCGGGGGTGCTCATCGGCAGCCTGGCGGAGGACCTGCGGCTGCTGCCCAGCGCCAGGGGGCAGGACCTGCAGTCGCAGTCGCCTCAGCACAGCGTCGCCGAGAGGaaccctcctctctccttcagcCTGGCCTCCCAGGGGCTGAGTGGCCAGTACGTGACCCTCGACAACCGCTCAGGGGAGCTACACACTTCTGCCCAGGAGATCGACCGGGAGGCCTTGTGTCTTGAAGGAGGCAGAGGGACTGCCTGGGGGGGCAGCATTTCCATCTCCTCTTCGCCTTCGGCTGACTCGGCTGACTCTTGTCTTTTGCTTCTGGATGTCCTAGTCCTGCCTCAGGAATACTTTAGGTTTGTGAAGGTAAAAATCGCTATCCGGGACATCAATGACAATGCCCCGCGGTTTCCTATTTCCCAAATATCAGTTTGGGTTCCAGAAAATGCACCTGTAAACACCCGGCTGGCCATAGAGCATCCTGCCGTGGACCCAGATATGGGCACTAATGGTGTTCAGACCTACCGCTTGCTGGACTACCATCGTATGTTCACCCTGGACGTGGAGGAGAATGAGAATGGGGAGCGCACCCCCTACCTAATTGTCATGGGACTGTTGGACAGAGAGACCCAGGACCAGTATGTGAGCATCATCATAGCTGAGGATGGTGGGTCTCCACCACTGATAGGCAGTGCCACCCTCACCATTGGCATAAGTGACATTAATGACAATTGCCCACTCTTCACAGACTCACAAATCAACATCACCGTGTATGGGAATGCTACTGTGGGCACACCAATTGCAGCTGTTCAGGCTGTGGACAGAGACTTGGGAAACAATGCTCAGATCACCTACTCTTACAGTCAGAAAGTTCCACAAGCATCCAAGGATTTATTCCATTTGAATGAAAACACCGGGGTCATTAAACTTTTCAGTAAGATTGGAGGAAGTGTTCTGCAAACACACAAGCTCACCATCCTTGCTAATGGACCAGGCTGCATCCCTGCTGTGATCACTGCCCTGGTGACTATTATCAGAGTCATTTTCAGGCCTCCTGAAATCATCCCTCGTTATATAGCGAATGAGATAGATGGTATTATTTACCTGAAAGAATTGGAGCCTATTAACACTCCAATTGCATTCTTTACCATAAGAGATCCAGAAGGTAAATACAAGGTAAACTGCTATCTGGAAGGTGAAGGACCATTTAGGTTATTGCCCTACAAACCATATAGTAATGAGTATCTTCTAGAAACGACAAAACCTATGGATTATGAGCTACAGCAATTCTATGAAATAGCCATAGTAGCTTGGAACTCTGAGggatttcaagttaaaaaaatgattaaagtgCAACTTTTAGATGACAATGATAATGCTCCTGTTTTCCTTCAACCCTTGGTAGAACTAACCATTGAAGAAAATAATGCACCCAATGCCTTTTTGACTAAGCTAGATGCTACAGATGCTGACAGTGGAGAGAGGGGCCAAGTTTCATATTTTCTGGGACCTGATGCTCCATCATATTTTTCCTTAGACAGTGTCACAGGAATTCTGACAGTTTCTACTCAGCTGGATCGAGAGGAGAAAGAAACGTATAGGTACACAGTCAGAGCTGTTGACTCTGGGAAGCCACCCCAAGAATCAGTAGCTACTGTTATTATCACAGTGTTGGATAAAAATGACAACAGCCCTAGGTTCATCAACAAGGACTTCAGCTTCTTTGTGCCAGAAAATTTTCCAGGATATGGTGAAATTGGAGTGATTAGTGTCACAGACGCCGATACTGGGCAAAACGGATGGGTTGCTCTCTCCGTGGTGAACCAGAGTGATATTTTTGTCATAGACACTGGAAAGGGCCTGCTGAGAGCTAAAGTCTCTTTGGACAGAGAGCAGCAAAGCTCCTACACTTTGTGGGTTGAAGCCGTCGATGGGGGtatgcctcccctctcctctacTGCAAAAATCACAATTCTCCTTCTAGATATTAACGACAACCCACCTCTCGTTTTATTCCCTCAGTCTAACATGTCTTACTTGTTGGTGTTGCCTTCTACTCTCCCTGGCTCACTAGTTACAGAGGTCTATGCAGTTGACAAAGACACAGGCATGAATGCTGTCATAGCCTATAGCATCATAGGGAGAAGAGGGCCTAGGCCTGAATCCTTTAGAATTGACCCTAAAACTGGCAACATTACTTTGGAGGAGGCATTGTTGCAGACAGATTATGGGCTCCATCGTTTATTGGTGAAAGTGAGTGATCATGGTTATCCAGAACCTCTCCATTCCACAGTCATGGTGAATCTATTTGTCAATGACACCGTCAGTAATGAGAGCTACATTGAGAATCTTTTAAGAAAGGAACCAGAAATTAGCATAGAAGAGAAAGAACCACAGATTTCAATAGAACCAACTCAAAGGAAAGGTGAATCCGTGTCCTGTATGCCCACATTAATAGCTCTATCTGTAATAAGCTTGAGTTCTATCACATTCTTAACAGGGATGGGCATATATATCTGtttaaggagagaaaagaaacaccATAGGGAGGATGAAAATTTGGAAGTACAAActccattaaaaggaaaaattgactTGCATATGAGAGAGAGGAAACCAATAGATATTtctaatatttga